The Corynebacterium vitaeruminis DSM 20294 genome window below encodes:
- a CDS encoding lipocalin family protein, with the protein MRLSRKLTIAALLSALSITGASTAQAQDVFDGGRLAGGSSQIANLSSTPENQALPEIDQKVDLERYQGKWYQVAAIPQPYSLQCSNDTTAQYEKIDENTISVANSCGTPFGPSVIEGKATVRSDASLKVTFGGVPFQTEGGEPNYRVTYLEDDYSLAIVGSPNRLSGFVLSRTPDLSPEDWTKVRNITEDRGWWSCAFVTVPAAGGKTDVSPLCTL; encoded by the coding sequence ATGCGTCTGTCCAGAAAACTCACCATTGCAGCTCTGCTGTCCGCGCTGTCCATCACCGGGGCCAGCACCGCCCAGGCCCAGGACGTCTTCGACGGTGGCCGCCTTGCCGGCGGTTCATCCCAGATCGCCAACCTCAGCTCCACCCCGGAAAACCAGGCACTGCCGGAGATTGACCAGAAGGTGGATCTCGAGCGCTACCAGGGCAAGTGGTACCAGGTCGCAGCCATCCCGCAGCCCTACAGCCTGCAGTGCTCCAACGACACCACCGCGCAGTACGAAAAGATCGATGAGAACACCATCTCCGTGGCCAACTCCTGTGGCACCCCATTTGGCCCATCCGTCATCGAGGGCAAAGCCACGGTACGTTCCGATGCATCCCTCAAGGTCACCTTCGGCGGCGTGCCCTTCCAGACCGAGGGTGGTGAGCCGAACTACCGCGTGACCTACCTGGAGGACGACTACTCACTGGCTATCGTGGGCAGCCCCAACCGCCTGTCCGGTTTCGTCCTGTCCCGCACCCCGGACCTGAGCCCCGAGGACTGGACCAAGGTCCGCAACATCACGGAGGACCGTGGCTGGTGGTCATGTGCCTTCGTGACCGTGCCAGCAGCAGGCGGCAAGACCGACGTCTCGCCACTCTGCACCCTGTAG